A DNA window from Paraclostridium bifermentans contains the following coding sequences:
- the thiM gene encoding hydroxyethylthiazole kinase, with the protein MFELLNKVKEINPLVLHYTNEVTINDCANITLAIGASPLMSYSYEEAEEIIPIASSVVINIGTMNSSHRELFIKAGKIANKHKKPVILDPVGVFATPSRSLLVETLLNEVKFDVIKGNAAEIKYIGGFNVKGKGVDSFDDDENIDDIIKKVAKKLECVVVATGKVDVVTDGDKIIKIHNGTPKLKGITGTGCMSASLIGSYLGASNEILNSAAMGVLTMSLCGELVDIDNIGIGSFKVNLMDNIYKLNEDELKESSRVEVF; encoded by the coding sequence ATGTTTGAATTATTAAATAAAGTTAAAGAAATTAACCCATTAGTACTTCATTATACTAACGAAGTTACAATTAATGATTGTGCAAATATAACTTTAGCGATAGGTGCAAGTCCACTGATGAGTTATTCTTATGAAGAAGCAGAAGAGATAATACCTATTGCAAGTTCTGTAGTAATAAATATTGGAACAATGAATTCCTCTCATAGAGAATTATTTATAAAGGCTGGGAAAATAGCAAATAAGCATAAAAAGCCAGTTATATTAGATCCAGTAGGGGTGTTTGCTACACCTTCAAGATCTTTGTTAGTGGAAACTTTATTAAACGAAGTAAAGTTTGACGTAATTAAAGGTAATGCAGCTGAAATTAAGTACATAGGTGGATTTAATGTAAAAGGAAAAGGTGTAGATTCATTTGACGATGATGAAAACATAGACGATATTATTAAGAAAGTTGCTAAAAAACTAGAATGTGTGGTAGTAGCTACTGGAAAAGTAGATGTAGTAACTGATGGCGATAAAATTATAAAAATACACAATGGAACTCCTAAATTAAAAGGAATAACAGGAACTGGATGTATGAGTGCTAGTTTAATAGGGAGTTATTTAGGAGCGAGTAATGAAATTTTAAATTCTGCAGCAATGGGTGTTCTTACAATGAGCTTATGTGGAGAATTAGTAGATATAGATAATATAGGAATAGGAAGCTTTAAAGTAAATTTAATGGACAATATATACAAATTAAATGAAGATGAGTTAAAAGAGTCTTCAAGGGTGGAGGTATTTTAA
- the tenA gene encoding thiaminase II, producing MKFTDCLFEEVKDIWESYLNHPFVREIGEGTLPKDKFKRYLIQDYLYLKEFAKVFAMGVIKADTVKEMKFFNKAAKGSMEDETAIHVEYMKKLGVPPIEAEKCKYELVSSSYTSYMQAVSLTGGVKEIVMATLPCNWSYNYIGHYLYETYKDSLDNNYYKEWIEMYADQEFDDVLIDWLEYTNELCKDLTEDETKKLKEIFVKSSLYELDFWNMAYEEAKKKCQA from the coding sequence ATGAAATTTACAGATTGCTTATTTGAAGAAGTTAAAGACATATGGGAAAGTTATTTAAATCACCCATTTGTAAGAGAAATAGGAGAAGGAACTTTACCAAAAGATAAATTTAAAAGATATCTTATACAAGATTACTTATATTTAAAAGAATTTGCTAAAGTTTTTGCAATGGGAGTAATAAAAGCAGATACAGTTAAAGAAATGAAGTTTTTTAATAAAGCGGCTAAGGGGTCTATGGAAGATGAAACTGCTATACATGTTGAATATATGAAAAAATTAGGAGTGCCTCCGATTGAGGCTGAAAAATGTAAATATGAACTAGTTTCAAGTAGCTACACAAGTTACATGCAAGCTGTTTCATTAACAGGAGGAGTTAAAGAAATTGTAATGGCTACATTACCTTGTAACTGGAGTTACAATTATATAGGTCATTATTTATATGAAACTTATAAAGATAGTTTAGATAATAATTATTATAAAGAATGGATAGAGATGTATGCAGATCAAGAATTTGATGATGTATTAATAGATTGGTTAGAATACACAAATGAGTTATGCAAAGATTTAACTGAAGATGAGACAAAGAAGCTTAAAGAAATATTTGTTAAATCGAGTTTATATGAATTAGATTTTTGGAATATGGCATATGAAGAGGCGAAGAAAAAATGTCAAGCGTAG